In Primulina huaijiensis isolate GDHJ02 chromosome 6, ASM1229523v2, whole genome shotgun sequence, a single window of DNA contains:
- the LOC140978320 gene encoding topless-related protein 1-like isoform X1, translated as MSSLSRELVFLILQFLDEEKFKETVHKLEQESGFFFNMKYFEDEVHNGNWDEVERYLSGFTKVDDNRYSMKIFFEIRKQKYLEALDKQDRSKAVEILVKDLKVFASFNEDLFKEITQLLTLENFRENEQLSKYGDTKSARAIMLVELKKLIEANPLFRDKLQFPNLKNSRLRTLINQSLNWQHQLCKNPRPNPDIKTLFVDHSCGQSNGVHAPSPANNPLLGAVPKPGGFSPLGAHVPFQTTPASVQTPLAGWMSNPPTGSHPSVSGGPLGLGGPSIAAGMKNPRTPSANPSVDFPLGDSDHISKRIRPMGISDEQVSLPVNVLPVSFPGHAHSQSFNVPDDLPKTVARNLIQGSSPTSMDFHPIQQSLLLVGTNMGDIGLWEVGSRERLVQKNFKVWDLSACTMPLQAALVKDPGVLVNRVIWSPDGSLFGVAYSRHLVHIYSYNGNDDVRQHLEIDAHVGGVNDLAFSHPTKQLSVVTCGDDKLIKVWDATNGAKQFTFEGHEAPVYSVCPHHKESIQFIFSTASDGKIKAWLYDNLGSRVDYDAPGRFCTTMAYSADGTRLFSCGTSKEGESHIVEWNESEGAVKRTYQGFRKRSMDVVQFDTTKNRFLAAGDDFSIKIWDMDNTQLLTSIDADGGLPASPRIRFNKDGSLLAVSANENGIKVLANTDGLRLLRQFENLAFDASRSSEASRPTLIPILTSPSSGAASLADRVASAGIPAMNGDAKILGDVKPRIADETNDKSKIWKLTEISEPSQCRSLRLPENLRVTKISRLIYTNSGNAILALASNAIHLLWKWQRNDRNSSGKATASVSPQLWQPSSGILMTNDITDTNPEEAVSCFALSKNDSYVMSASGGKISLFNMMTFKTMTTFMPPPPAATFLAFHPQDNNIIAIGMDDSTIQIYNVRVDEVKSKLKGHSKRITGLAFSHALNVLVSSGADSQLIVWNSDGWEKQKSKYLQLPSGRSPPMSQSETRVQFHQDQMHFLVIHETQLAIYETTKLECIKQWIPRESAALISHATFSCDSQLIYASFLDSTVCIFTAAHLRLRCRINPTAYLTSSVSNSSVHPHHPLVVAAHPLEPNQFALGLSDGSVHVIEPLESEGKWGVPPPNENGSSSSVPNTPLVGVSASDQAQR; from the exons ATGTCTTCTCTCAGTAGAGAGCTTGTATTCCTGATCCTACAGTTCTTGGATGAGGAGAAATTTAAAGAGACTGTTCACAA GCTTGAGCAAGAATCTGGATTTTTCTTTAACATGAAGTATTTTGAGGATGAAGTGCACAATGGGAACTGGGATGAGGTTGAAAGATACCTTTCCGGTTTCACCAAAGTGGATGACAATAGATATTCAATGAAGATATTTTTCGAAATTAGGAAACAGAAGTATCTTGAAGCTTTGGATAA GCAGGATCGGTCCAAAGCTGTTGAAATCCTTGTTAAGGATCTTAAAGTTTTTGCATCTTTCAATGAAGACCTTTTCAAGGAGATTACGCAGCTGTTGACATTAGAGAATTTCAG GGAGAATGAACAACTATCAAAATATGGAGATACAAAATCTGCCCGTGCCATTATGCTGGTTGAACTGAAGAAGCTTATTGAAGCGAATCCCTTGTTTCGGGACAAGTTACAATTCCCAAACCTCAAGAATTCAAGGCTCCGTACTCTCATCAACCAAAG CTTAAATTGGCAGCACCAACTTTGTAAGAATCCTCGGCCAAACCCGGATATCAAAACTTTATTTGTGGATCACTCATGTGGACAGTCAAATGGCGTTCATGCGCCTTCTCCAGCTAACAATCCTCTACTTGGAGCAGTACCAAAACCTGGAGGCTTTTCTCCTCTGGGTGCACACGTG CCATTTCAAACAACTCCAGCCTCAGTTCAGACCCCTCTTGCTGGTTGGATGTCGAATCCCCCCACTGGATCTCATCCGTCTGTTTCTGGAGGACCTTTAGGTCTTGGTGGTCCATCAATTGCTG CTGGCATGAAGAATCCAAGAACTCCATCTGCAAATCCTTCTGTTGATTTTCCATTGGGTGATTCTGATCATATAAGTAAAAGAATCAGGCCTATGGGAATTTCTGATGAG caGGTAAGTCTACCGGTAAATGTTCTTCCTGTATCATTTCCCGGGCATGCACATAGCCAGTCTTTCAATGTGCCAGATGACCTTCCCAAGACCGTGGCACGGAATTTGATCCAAGGATCATCTCCCACAAGCATGGATTTCCATCCTATCCAGCAGAGTCTACTTCTAG TTGGTACTAATATGGGAGATATTGGATTGTGGGAAGTTGGTTCAAGAGAGAGGCTGGTTCAGAAAAACTTCAAAGTTTGGGATTTGAGTGCATGTACAATGCCTTTACAG GCTGCTCTCGTGAAAGATCCAGGGGTCTTGGTGAATCGTGTGATTTGGAGCCCTGATGGTTCTTTGTTTG GAGTTGCATACTCCAGACACCTTGTACatatttattcatataatgGAAACGATGATGTTCGTCAGCATTTGGAG ATTGATGCTCATGTTGGTGGAGTTAATGATCTTGCATTCTCACACCCCACTAAGCAGCTTTCTGTGGTGACATGTGGGGATGATAAGCTCATCAAG GTTTGGGATGCCACAAATGGTGCAAAACAATTTACTTTTGAAGGTCATGAAGCTCCTGTATATTCTGTTTGCCCTCACCATAAAGAGAGCATTCAG TTCATCTTTTCCACGGCTTCTGATGGAAAGATTAAAGCATGGTTGTATGACAATTTGGGATCTCGAGTTGATTATGATGCTCCTGGTCGTTTTTGCACCACCATGGCCTATAGTGCTGATGGAACAAG GTTGTTCTCTTGTGGGACCAGTAAAGAAGGTGAATCGCACATTGTTGAATGGAATGAAAGTGAAGGAGCCGTCAAAAGAACGTATCAAGGTTTCCGAAAACGATCTATGGATGTTGTGCAGTTTGACACGACTAAAAATAGGTTCTTGGCTGCTggtgatgatttttccatcaaaATTTGGGATATGGACAATACTCAGTTGTTGACCAGTATTGATGCTGATGGAGGTCTTCCT GCAAGTCCTCGGATACGCTTCAACAAAGATGGGAGCCTGTTGGCTGTTTCTGCAAATGAAAATGGAATAAAAGTTTTGGCAAACACTGATGGTCTTCGATTACTACGCCAGTTTGAAAATCTTGCTTTCGATGCTTCCAGATCATCTGAAGCTTCAAGG CCCACGCTAATCCCAATTCTAACATCTCCCAGTAGTGGTGCTGCTAGCCTTGCGGACAGGGTTGCCTCTGCTGGTATCCCTGCAATG AATGGGGATGCAAAAATTCTTGGAGACGTGAAACCTAGAATAGCTGATGAAACTAATGACAAATCAAAGATTTGGAAGCTCACTGAAATTAGTGAACCCTCACAATGTCGGTCGTTGAGACTCCCTGAGAATCTAAGAGTAACAAAG ATATCGAGGTTAATATATACTAATTCAGGTAATGCTATACTAGCCTTAGCTTCAAATGCGATCCATTTACTTTGGAAATGGCAACGAAATGATCGTAATTCAAGTGGAAAG GCAACAGCTAGTGTTTCACCTCAATTATGGCAACCATCAAGTGGCATTTTGATGACAAATGATATCACTGACACGAACCCCGAGGAGGCTGTTTCTTGTTTTGCTTTGTCCAAAAATGATTCTTATGTAATGTCAGCATCTGGAGGAAAGATCTCTTTGTTCAATATGATGACTTTCAAG ACCATGACAACTTTTATGCCTCCACCACCGGCAGCAACATTTTTGGCATTTCATCCCcaagataataatataattgCTATTGGCATGGATGATTCTACTATACAGATATATAATGTTCGTGTAGATGAG GTCAAAAGCAAGCTTAAAGGCCATTCTAAAAGAATTACAGGTCTGGCTTTCTCACATGCATTGAATGTTCTAGTTTCGTCAGGAGCAGATTCTCAG CTTATTGTATGGAACTCCGATGGATGGGAAAAGcagaaatcaaaatatttgcaacttccTTCTGGAAGATCACCACCAATGTCACAATCTGAAACACGCGTCCAGTTTCATCAGGACCAGATGCACTTTCTGGTTATACATGAGACTCAGCTTGCTATATACGAGACAACTAAATTAGAATGCATAAAGCAG TGGATCCCACGTGAATCAGCTGCCCTTATATCTCATGCTACATTTTCATGTGATAGCCAACTGATATATGCCAGTTTCCTGGATTCTACTGTCTGCATTTTCACCGCTGCACACCTCCGCTTAAGATGTCGAATAAATCCTACTGCTTATCTCACTTCAAGTGTCAG CAATTCAAGTGTGCACCCCCATCACCCACTTGTGGTCGCGGCCCATCCACTAGAACCGAACCAATTTGCATTAGGTTTGTCGGATGGTTCAGTTCATGTTATTGAACCCCTTGAATCTGAAGGCAAATGGGGCGTGCCACCACCCAATGAAAACGGGTCCTCGAGTAGTGTACCAAATACGCCTTTAGTTGGAGTCTCTGCTTCAGATCAGGCACAAAGATAA
- the LOC140978320 gene encoding topless-related protein 1-like isoform X3: MLPDLNWQHQLCKNPRPNPDIKTLFVDHSCGQSNGVHAPSPANNPLLGAVPKPGGFSPLGAHVPFQTTPASVQTPLAGWMSNPPTGSHPSVSGGPLGLGGPSIAAGMKNPRTPSANPSVDFPLGDSDHISKRIRPMGISDEQVSLPVNVLPVSFPGHAHSQSFNVPDDLPKTVARNLIQGSSPTSMDFHPIQQSLLLVGTNMGDIGLWEVGSRERLVQKNFKVWDLSACTMPLQAALVKDPGVLVNRVIWSPDGSLFGVAYSRHLVHIYSYNGNDDVRQHLEIDAHVGGVNDLAFSHPTKQLSVVTCGDDKLIKVWDATNGAKQFTFEGHEAPVYSVCPHHKESIQFIFSTASDGKIKAWLYDNLGSRVDYDAPGRFCTTMAYSADGTRLFSCGTSKEGESHIVEWNESEGAVKRTYQGFRKRSMDVVQFDTTKNRFLAAGDDFSIKIWDMDNTQLLTSIDADGGLPASPRIRFNKDGSLLAVSANENGIKVLANTDGLRLLRQFENLAFDASRSSEASRPTLIPILTSPSSGAASLADRVASAGIPAMNGDAKILGDVKPRIADETNDKSKIWKLTEISEPSQCRSLRLPENLRVTKISRLIYTNSGNAILALASNAIHLLWKWQRNDRNSSGKATASVSPQLWQPSSGILMTNDITDTNPEEAVSCFALSKNDSYVMSASGGKISLFNMMTFKTMTTFMPPPPAATFLAFHPQDNNIIAIGMDDSTIQIYNVRVDEVKSKLKGHSKRITGLAFSHALNVLVSSGADSQLIVWNSDGWEKQKSKYLQLPSGRSPPMSQSETRVQFHQDQMHFLVIHETQLAIYETTKLECIKQWIPRESAALISHATFSCDSQLIYASFLDSTVCIFTAAHLRLRCRINPTAYLTSSVSNSSVHPHHPLVVAAHPLEPNQFALGLSDGSVHVIEPLESEGKWGVPPPNENGSSSSVPNTPLVGVSASDQAQR, encoded by the exons ATGCTCCCCGA CTTAAATTGGCAGCACCAACTTTGTAAGAATCCTCGGCCAAACCCGGATATCAAAACTTTATTTGTGGATCACTCATGTGGACAGTCAAATGGCGTTCATGCGCCTTCTCCAGCTAACAATCCTCTACTTGGAGCAGTACCAAAACCTGGAGGCTTTTCTCCTCTGGGTGCACACGTG CCATTTCAAACAACTCCAGCCTCAGTTCAGACCCCTCTTGCTGGTTGGATGTCGAATCCCCCCACTGGATCTCATCCGTCTGTTTCTGGAGGACCTTTAGGTCTTGGTGGTCCATCAATTGCTG CTGGCATGAAGAATCCAAGAACTCCATCTGCAAATCCTTCTGTTGATTTTCCATTGGGTGATTCTGATCATATAAGTAAAAGAATCAGGCCTATGGGAATTTCTGATGAG caGGTAAGTCTACCGGTAAATGTTCTTCCTGTATCATTTCCCGGGCATGCACATAGCCAGTCTTTCAATGTGCCAGATGACCTTCCCAAGACCGTGGCACGGAATTTGATCCAAGGATCATCTCCCACAAGCATGGATTTCCATCCTATCCAGCAGAGTCTACTTCTAG TTGGTACTAATATGGGAGATATTGGATTGTGGGAAGTTGGTTCAAGAGAGAGGCTGGTTCAGAAAAACTTCAAAGTTTGGGATTTGAGTGCATGTACAATGCCTTTACAG GCTGCTCTCGTGAAAGATCCAGGGGTCTTGGTGAATCGTGTGATTTGGAGCCCTGATGGTTCTTTGTTTG GAGTTGCATACTCCAGACACCTTGTACatatttattcatataatgGAAACGATGATGTTCGTCAGCATTTGGAG ATTGATGCTCATGTTGGTGGAGTTAATGATCTTGCATTCTCACACCCCACTAAGCAGCTTTCTGTGGTGACATGTGGGGATGATAAGCTCATCAAG GTTTGGGATGCCACAAATGGTGCAAAACAATTTACTTTTGAAGGTCATGAAGCTCCTGTATATTCTGTTTGCCCTCACCATAAAGAGAGCATTCAG TTCATCTTTTCCACGGCTTCTGATGGAAAGATTAAAGCATGGTTGTATGACAATTTGGGATCTCGAGTTGATTATGATGCTCCTGGTCGTTTTTGCACCACCATGGCCTATAGTGCTGATGGAACAAG GTTGTTCTCTTGTGGGACCAGTAAAGAAGGTGAATCGCACATTGTTGAATGGAATGAAAGTGAAGGAGCCGTCAAAAGAACGTATCAAGGTTTCCGAAAACGATCTATGGATGTTGTGCAGTTTGACACGACTAAAAATAGGTTCTTGGCTGCTggtgatgatttttccatcaaaATTTGGGATATGGACAATACTCAGTTGTTGACCAGTATTGATGCTGATGGAGGTCTTCCT GCAAGTCCTCGGATACGCTTCAACAAAGATGGGAGCCTGTTGGCTGTTTCTGCAAATGAAAATGGAATAAAAGTTTTGGCAAACACTGATGGTCTTCGATTACTACGCCAGTTTGAAAATCTTGCTTTCGATGCTTCCAGATCATCTGAAGCTTCAAGG CCCACGCTAATCCCAATTCTAACATCTCCCAGTAGTGGTGCTGCTAGCCTTGCGGACAGGGTTGCCTCTGCTGGTATCCCTGCAATG AATGGGGATGCAAAAATTCTTGGAGACGTGAAACCTAGAATAGCTGATGAAACTAATGACAAATCAAAGATTTGGAAGCTCACTGAAATTAGTGAACCCTCACAATGTCGGTCGTTGAGACTCCCTGAGAATCTAAGAGTAACAAAG ATATCGAGGTTAATATATACTAATTCAGGTAATGCTATACTAGCCTTAGCTTCAAATGCGATCCATTTACTTTGGAAATGGCAACGAAATGATCGTAATTCAAGTGGAAAG GCAACAGCTAGTGTTTCACCTCAATTATGGCAACCATCAAGTGGCATTTTGATGACAAATGATATCACTGACACGAACCCCGAGGAGGCTGTTTCTTGTTTTGCTTTGTCCAAAAATGATTCTTATGTAATGTCAGCATCTGGAGGAAAGATCTCTTTGTTCAATATGATGACTTTCAAG ACCATGACAACTTTTATGCCTCCACCACCGGCAGCAACATTTTTGGCATTTCATCCCcaagataataatataattgCTATTGGCATGGATGATTCTACTATACAGATATATAATGTTCGTGTAGATGAG GTCAAAAGCAAGCTTAAAGGCCATTCTAAAAGAATTACAGGTCTGGCTTTCTCACATGCATTGAATGTTCTAGTTTCGTCAGGAGCAGATTCTCAG CTTATTGTATGGAACTCCGATGGATGGGAAAAGcagaaatcaaaatatttgcaacttccTTCTGGAAGATCACCACCAATGTCACAATCTGAAACACGCGTCCAGTTTCATCAGGACCAGATGCACTTTCTGGTTATACATGAGACTCAGCTTGCTATATACGAGACAACTAAATTAGAATGCATAAAGCAG TGGATCCCACGTGAATCAGCTGCCCTTATATCTCATGCTACATTTTCATGTGATAGCCAACTGATATATGCCAGTTTCCTGGATTCTACTGTCTGCATTTTCACCGCTGCACACCTCCGCTTAAGATGTCGAATAAATCCTACTGCTTATCTCACTTCAAGTGTCAG CAATTCAAGTGTGCACCCCCATCACCCACTTGTGGTCGCGGCCCATCCACTAGAACCGAACCAATTTGCATTAGGTTTGTCGGATGGTTCAGTTCATGTTATTGAACCCCTTGAATCTGAAGGCAAATGGGGCGTGCCACCACCCAATGAAAACGGGTCCTCGAGTAGTGTACCAAATACGCCTTTAGTTGGAGTCTCTGCTTCAGATCAGGCACAAAGATAA
- the LOC140978320 gene encoding topless-related protein 1-like isoform X2, with translation MSSLSRELVFLILQFLDEEKFKETVHKLEQESGFFFNMKYFEDEVHNGNWDEVERYLSGFTKVDDNRYSMKIFFEIRKQKYLEALDKQDRSKAVEILVKDLKVFASFNEDLFKEITQLLTLENFRENEQLSKYGDTKSARAIMLVELKKLIEANPLFRDKLQFPNLKNSRLRTLINQSLNWQHQLCKNPRPNPDIKTLFVDHSCGQSNGVHAPSPANNPLLGAVPKPGGFSPLGAHVPFQTTPASVQTPLAGWMSNPPTGSHPSVSGGPLGLGGPSIAAGMKNPRTPSANPSVDFPLGDSDHISKRIRPMGISDEVSLPVNVLPVSFPGHAHSQSFNVPDDLPKTVARNLIQGSSPTSMDFHPIQQSLLLVGTNMGDIGLWEVGSRERLVQKNFKVWDLSACTMPLQAALVKDPGVLVNRVIWSPDGSLFGVAYSRHLVHIYSYNGNDDVRQHLEIDAHVGGVNDLAFSHPTKQLSVVTCGDDKLIKVWDATNGAKQFTFEGHEAPVYSVCPHHKESIQFIFSTASDGKIKAWLYDNLGSRVDYDAPGRFCTTMAYSADGTRLFSCGTSKEGESHIVEWNESEGAVKRTYQGFRKRSMDVVQFDTTKNRFLAAGDDFSIKIWDMDNTQLLTSIDADGGLPASPRIRFNKDGSLLAVSANENGIKVLANTDGLRLLRQFENLAFDASRSSEASRPTLIPILTSPSSGAASLADRVASAGIPAMNGDAKILGDVKPRIADETNDKSKIWKLTEISEPSQCRSLRLPENLRVTKISRLIYTNSGNAILALASNAIHLLWKWQRNDRNSSGKATASVSPQLWQPSSGILMTNDITDTNPEEAVSCFALSKNDSYVMSASGGKISLFNMMTFKTMTTFMPPPPAATFLAFHPQDNNIIAIGMDDSTIQIYNVRVDEVKSKLKGHSKRITGLAFSHALNVLVSSGADSQLIVWNSDGWEKQKSKYLQLPSGRSPPMSQSETRVQFHQDQMHFLVIHETQLAIYETTKLECIKQWIPRESAALISHATFSCDSQLIYASFLDSTVCIFTAAHLRLRCRINPTAYLTSSVSNSSVHPHHPLVVAAHPLEPNQFALGLSDGSVHVIEPLESEGKWGVPPPNENGSSSSVPNTPLVGVSASDQAQR, from the exons ATGTCTTCTCTCAGTAGAGAGCTTGTATTCCTGATCCTACAGTTCTTGGATGAGGAGAAATTTAAAGAGACTGTTCACAA GCTTGAGCAAGAATCTGGATTTTTCTTTAACATGAAGTATTTTGAGGATGAAGTGCACAATGGGAACTGGGATGAGGTTGAAAGATACCTTTCCGGTTTCACCAAAGTGGATGACAATAGATATTCAATGAAGATATTTTTCGAAATTAGGAAACAGAAGTATCTTGAAGCTTTGGATAA GCAGGATCGGTCCAAAGCTGTTGAAATCCTTGTTAAGGATCTTAAAGTTTTTGCATCTTTCAATGAAGACCTTTTCAAGGAGATTACGCAGCTGTTGACATTAGAGAATTTCAG GGAGAATGAACAACTATCAAAATATGGAGATACAAAATCTGCCCGTGCCATTATGCTGGTTGAACTGAAGAAGCTTATTGAAGCGAATCCCTTGTTTCGGGACAAGTTACAATTCCCAAACCTCAAGAATTCAAGGCTCCGTACTCTCATCAACCAAAG CTTAAATTGGCAGCACCAACTTTGTAAGAATCCTCGGCCAAACCCGGATATCAAAACTTTATTTGTGGATCACTCATGTGGACAGTCAAATGGCGTTCATGCGCCTTCTCCAGCTAACAATCCTCTACTTGGAGCAGTACCAAAACCTGGAGGCTTTTCTCCTCTGGGTGCACACGTG CCATTTCAAACAACTCCAGCCTCAGTTCAGACCCCTCTTGCTGGTTGGATGTCGAATCCCCCCACTGGATCTCATCCGTCTGTTTCTGGAGGACCTTTAGGTCTTGGTGGTCCATCAATTGCTG CTGGCATGAAGAATCCAAGAACTCCATCTGCAAATCCTTCTGTTGATTTTCCATTGGGTGATTCTGATCATATAAGTAAAAGAATCAGGCCTATGGGAATTTCTGATGAG GTAAGTCTACCGGTAAATGTTCTTCCTGTATCATTTCCCGGGCATGCACATAGCCAGTCTTTCAATGTGCCAGATGACCTTCCCAAGACCGTGGCACGGAATTTGATCCAAGGATCATCTCCCACAAGCATGGATTTCCATCCTATCCAGCAGAGTCTACTTCTAG TTGGTACTAATATGGGAGATATTGGATTGTGGGAAGTTGGTTCAAGAGAGAGGCTGGTTCAGAAAAACTTCAAAGTTTGGGATTTGAGTGCATGTACAATGCCTTTACAG GCTGCTCTCGTGAAAGATCCAGGGGTCTTGGTGAATCGTGTGATTTGGAGCCCTGATGGTTCTTTGTTTG GAGTTGCATACTCCAGACACCTTGTACatatttattcatataatgGAAACGATGATGTTCGTCAGCATTTGGAG ATTGATGCTCATGTTGGTGGAGTTAATGATCTTGCATTCTCACACCCCACTAAGCAGCTTTCTGTGGTGACATGTGGGGATGATAAGCTCATCAAG GTTTGGGATGCCACAAATGGTGCAAAACAATTTACTTTTGAAGGTCATGAAGCTCCTGTATATTCTGTTTGCCCTCACCATAAAGAGAGCATTCAG TTCATCTTTTCCACGGCTTCTGATGGAAAGATTAAAGCATGGTTGTATGACAATTTGGGATCTCGAGTTGATTATGATGCTCCTGGTCGTTTTTGCACCACCATGGCCTATAGTGCTGATGGAACAAG GTTGTTCTCTTGTGGGACCAGTAAAGAAGGTGAATCGCACATTGTTGAATGGAATGAAAGTGAAGGAGCCGTCAAAAGAACGTATCAAGGTTTCCGAAAACGATCTATGGATGTTGTGCAGTTTGACACGACTAAAAATAGGTTCTTGGCTGCTggtgatgatttttccatcaaaATTTGGGATATGGACAATACTCAGTTGTTGACCAGTATTGATGCTGATGGAGGTCTTCCT GCAAGTCCTCGGATACGCTTCAACAAAGATGGGAGCCTGTTGGCTGTTTCTGCAAATGAAAATGGAATAAAAGTTTTGGCAAACACTGATGGTCTTCGATTACTACGCCAGTTTGAAAATCTTGCTTTCGATGCTTCCAGATCATCTGAAGCTTCAAGG CCCACGCTAATCCCAATTCTAACATCTCCCAGTAGTGGTGCTGCTAGCCTTGCGGACAGGGTTGCCTCTGCTGGTATCCCTGCAATG AATGGGGATGCAAAAATTCTTGGAGACGTGAAACCTAGAATAGCTGATGAAACTAATGACAAATCAAAGATTTGGAAGCTCACTGAAATTAGTGAACCCTCACAATGTCGGTCGTTGAGACTCCCTGAGAATCTAAGAGTAACAAAG ATATCGAGGTTAATATATACTAATTCAGGTAATGCTATACTAGCCTTAGCTTCAAATGCGATCCATTTACTTTGGAAATGGCAACGAAATGATCGTAATTCAAGTGGAAAG GCAACAGCTAGTGTTTCACCTCAATTATGGCAACCATCAAGTGGCATTTTGATGACAAATGATATCACTGACACGAACCCCGAGGAGGCTGTTTCTTGTTTTGCTTTGTCCAAAAATGATTCTTATGTAATGTCAGCATCTGGAGGAAAGATCTCTTTGTTCAATATGATGACTTTCAAG ACCATGACAACTTTTATGCCTCCACCACCGGCAGCAACATTTTTGGCATTTCATCCCcaagataataatataattgCTATTGGCATGGATGATTCTACTATACAGATATATAATGTTCGTGTAGATGAG GTCAAAAGCAAGCTTAAAGGCCATTCTAAAAGAATTACAGGTCTGGCTTTCTCACATGCATTGAATGTTCTAGTTTCGTCAGGAGCAGATTCTCAG CTTATTGTATGGAACTCCGATGGATGGGAAAAGcagaaatcaaaatatttgcaacttccTTCTGGAAGATCACCACCAATGTCACAATCTGAAACACGCGTCCAGTTTCATCAGGACCAGATGCACTTTCTGGTTATACATGAGACTCAGCTTGCTATATACGAGACAACTAAATTAGAATGCATAAAGCAG TGGATCCCACGTGAATCAGCTGCCCTTATATCTCATGCTACATTTTCATGTGATAGCCAACTGATATATGCCAGTTTCCTGGATTCTACTGTCTGCATTTTCACCGCTGCACACCTCCGCTTAAGATGTCGAATAAATCCTACTGCTTATCTCACTTCAAGTGTCAG CAATTCAAGTGTGCACCCCCATCACCCACTTGTGGTCGCGGCCCATCCACTAGAACCGAACCAATTTGCATTAGGTTTGTCGGATGGTTCAGTTCATGTTATTGAACCCCTTGAATCTGAAGGCAAATGGGGCGTGCCACCACCCAATGAAAACGGGTCCTCGAGTAGTGTACCAAATACGCCTTTAGTTGGAGTCTCTGCTTCAGATCAGGCACAAAGATAA